The DNA segment ATATTATCTCAAAACCCCCAGCCTGGCTTTTAAGATGGGGGCTTTCAGTAATTTTTGCTGTTTTAATATTAATGATTAGTTTATCGGCACTGATAAAGTACCCTGATATAGTAAAAACACAGCTAAAAATAACTTCTGCCAATGCTCCTAAATCGGTTATAAGTAAAATTTCCGGTCAATTGGTTAAAGTAACGGTTCAAGAGAATCAGGCTGTCATAACAGATCAGCCGCTTGCTTATATTGAAAGTACGGCAAGCCATGAGCAGGTCCTCCAATTATTGGATGAATTGAAAAACTTGCAAGCCAATCTGTCTGAAGGGATGATTCCGCTAAAATTATTAGCTACTCCAAAAAATGTATTCTTAGGAGAATTGCAGAATGCATACCAAAGTTTTTATCAATCGTTTTTAATGTATCAATCTTCCATTGCAAATGGATTTTATTTGAAAAAGAAAGTGTTTTTACAAAAAGATCTCTTGTCGATCCTTGATCAAAAAGAACAATTGCTGGTACAACAAAAGCTTCAGGAAAAAGACTATGAATTGGGAAAGAAGGAATTTGAAATGCACCAAAAGCTTTTTGAACAAAAAGTAGAAGCCCCAATGGAATTGAAACGGGAGGAGAGTAAATTTATAGCTAAAAGATATCCGCTTCAACAAACCGAATCGGCATTGCTTTCCAATAGCATCATCTATTCTGCTAAGGAAAAGGAGATTATGGAACTGGAGAACCTGATCAGCGAAGAAAAATTAAAGTTTATTCAAGCGCTGAATAATTTTATAAGCAATATAGAAGATTGGAAGAAAAAATATGTTCTTACAGCACCACAACCCGGTAAAGTAGCCTTTTTGGGGATAGTACAAGAAAAGGAGTTTTTAAATGCCGGGCAGGAAGTACTATATATCAACCCGGGCAGCACTGATTTTTTCGGCGAGATACATATACCGCAATATAAAATGGGAAAGGTATATAAAGACCAGGAAGTGCTGATTAAATTAAAAAGCTATCCCTTTGAAGAGTATGGAATAATCCGGGGAAACATCCAATCTATAGCTGATATACCTTATAAAGACAGTGTTTTTGTTTCGAGAGTAAGTATTAGCAACAAAGGCATGTCTGGCCTTAAGAGAAACATCCGGTTAAAAAATGGCATGATAGCAGATGCCGAGATCATTACAGAAGACGCCACTTTATTAAAAAGATTAATACATAATATCATTAAGATCATTAACAAGTAATGAGGGACTATAAAATATCATTTTGTACCGTCTGTATGAACAGGCTGCACCATCTGAAACAAACACTACCTGTTAATTTGCTTGATAACCAAGCTTACCTCAACCTGGAGTTTATACTACTGGATTATAATTCTTCTGACGGACTTGAGCATTGGGTTAAAAAAAATATGCAGGAACACCTTGAAAGCGGAAGGCTTGTTTATTACAAAACCTGTACACCTATGCACTTTAACAGAAGTCATTCCCGTAACCTGGCTTATAAATTGGCTGATGGCGATTTAATTTGTAACATAGATGCTGATAACTACACGGGAGATGGCTTTGCCGCTTATATAAATGAGGAATTTAAAAAGAACGAGAATATATTTCTGACTACGCTTAACTCCATTGAAGCCAGAGGGAAAGATGTATTGGGAAGGATGTGTGTCAAAAAAAGTGACTTCTATAAGATTGGAGGATATGACGAACGAATGGTTTATTACGGTTTTGAAGATTATGATTTTGCAAACCGATTGGAGTTCAATAATGTCAGAAGGACCTTCATAACAGGTGATCAGGATTATTTCAGGGCTATTACCCATTCCAATACGGAAAGGCTCTCAAATGAGTATGCATATGGAAATCTGACAACCTTATTGGTTAATTATCTTAGTCCCTGCAGTACAGATTTTTTATTCTTGTTTAGTAACAAAGAATATAGGAGAAATATTATTATTGATCCTAAGGCTTACCCATTTTCTGAACCCTTATCAGAATTTCAGAAATCTCAAATAAGGTATCCGCAATCAACTTTAAACGCTTTGTGGCTGGAAGGAGAATGGAGTGGGGATGAAAGCGAAATAAATTTGAAAAGTAAAGAAGGGATTCAAGAACGATTATCCTTTAACGAAGAAAGAAAATGTTTTATTTCTGATTTATGTACCGAAGCATCAGACTTTTATAAGATTCTTAATCCGATGTTTATACAGCAAGCCATTATGTTTTACAGTCAATTCACTAACAGAGTAATCATGCATCAAAATAAAATAGAAAGGCGGATTATTGTGAATGGGCTTAGATTTGGTAATGACGTAGTCTATAAAAATTTCGATGATCAAACACCTATCACTACCTAATTATGGATGTATTGCAAGAAGCTGTTATCGTAGCTGCTATTTATTATAACCGATCATCCTGGCATGAGCTGATTAAATTTATAAACCCTCTTTTAAAGGAAGCACATAAAAATGGGATCCTTGATACTTATTATATAAATTTTGGCCTTAATGGAGGAGACCATATAAAGCTTATTCTGAAGCCTTCAGGCAATGGAAATGAATTTGAGAAAGAAACCGGCTTGTTGATTAAACAGTTTCTATTAGGCAATCCTTCTGAAACAAGGGGCATTGAGTATCCGCTCAATACCTTTTTCATGGACCATCCTAATAATTCAGTCAGGTTTTATCAAACCAACGAGTCTACTTTTTTCAATTCAATTGCGTATAAAGATTCGGAAGATATGCGATGGCAAATATCACAAGCTTTACTGGAAGCATTTGGGAGTGAGGAAATTGATTTAGCAAGTATTTATACATTTATAAGCTATATGCAAATTGGGATTCTTAAAGCTGCTTATCCGGACATCAAACTAGCACAAGCTAAATCTACCGACCTGATCTGCTACTTGAATGAGCTCAAAGATTTAGAAGAAGTTGAAACAGATATTAGAGGGGAAAAAGACAATCAGTATTTTAAACAACTGTTTGAAGAAAATCAGGATATTTTGCTTGAAATTGTAAGAGATATATGGGAACCTGGTGGCGCTGATTCCGAATTAAAATGGATGGAAGTCTGGGAGGCTGCTTGTAAAAACTTTTTAACAGGGGTAGACTTTAAATCTTCCTTTATTTTGTTAAGCAATCTTGTCTATGAACAAATAGGTTTTATGCACAATAAAAATTCAGTTCGGTTGTCACTAAAGCTTATATCTGCATCGTTTCGGACCGGTGGCCGGTAGAAAGTATTTTACAATAAAGTAATGAAAGAGTTTAATGAAATTTTATAATTCAGGTTAAAATAAAATCATCAAATATGCAGTTATTAGTTATTGGCGATGCCTTTAGTCCATACACAGTTGCCTTTTCCCGTTTCTTGAAACAGCATTCCCCAATAATCACGATTGATATTATTAATACTCGCCATAATGTATCAGATATTGACCTGACGGACCATATCCGGGGCGCCTATGATCAATTTTATCCAGGTCAGTCCATCAGTGCTATAACTAGCCAGATAAATGAAAAAATATGCCAATACGATGTTATTTGCCTGCATGGTTTTTGGGATGTAGTTTTATCCATTTATGAAAGGCTAAACCATAAAGATCTATTTACGGTAGGCGTGATATGGGGATCCGATTTTTATCGAAGAAATCATGATACGATGCCTCTGTCCGGCATATTTGACCGGTGCGATCGTGTTCTGGTGCAGACAGATGAAATGGAAGCGGATCTCCTAAAAGTTTATCCCCTTCTTCCGAAAAAAATACGCAAGTGTCTGTTTGGTATTGAGCCGCTAGAAAGTTTGACGGCTATGAGCGGTATATCTTCTGCAAAGGCTAAGCGTTCTCTTGGCTTGGCGTCAGACTCTTTTGTTTTAACATGTGGATATAATGCCAGTCCTTTTCAAAATCATACAGCAATCATTGATCAGCTGACTGCCATAATATCAAGGCTACCGGCGAACCATGTTTTAATTTTCCCCTTTACCTATCAAAAAGATACGCGCTATATGTCTCTTATTGAAAATGTAATGAAGAAATCACCACTTACTTATTATTTTATTGAGGACTTTATGGATAGTGAGCAAGTAAGCTTATTATGTTTAGCTACTGATATTTTCATTCAGGTTCAAACAACCGATGCATTATCTGCTTCAATGCGCGAGCACCTGTTTGCAAAAAGCATTGTAATTACTGGAGGGTGGCTTCCATACCAGATTTTAGTACGAAATGGTTTTTATTTTGAAACGATTGATGAACTGAATTCTTTAGGAACGACGATTACCGGCATTTTAGATAATTATACCGAAGTGAAACGAAAAGTTGAATTATACAATACGCCTGATAAATTTGAACAGTACAGATGGCCTAAAGTTATCCAACCGTGGTATGAAGCCTTTTTGGAATATCAAACGGAGAAACGGGATTAGTATGTGTATCAAATTAATCGGTTATGTTTAGCATCATTACACCACTTCATAATAACGCTTCAACACTGTTAGAACACTCTATTCTTTAAAGAACCAATATTATCAAAATTGGGAGTGGATTATTATCGATAACTATTCGGAAAATAGCGGCTTAGTACTTGATCGTGACCTTTCACATGCTGATAAAAGGATCAGCATATACCAAAATAGTGTAAGAAATGGTGCTTGTGTGAAACTTTAATGCCCATACTTTGCAGGCTCTTCTGGTCTGTTCAGGAATACCGCTGTCTGAAGATGTAATCCACTTCTTCTAGCCACCAATTCTTCCGACCATGCTTACCGAATTTGGTAGAGTTGGCAAAGAGAAGGGGCTCCTTCGCAGTAGCCCCCCAAACTGGATAATTTTAGTGTTAACATGCCCAATTAGCCGTTGATAGTTAAAAAGCAGTTAACTACCGAACGATCTCGATCCGTAATTCCTCCTGCATCGTCTTTACCACGTTATTAATGGTGTACTCATACGACAATAAAAAGACATTGAATTTTCGGCCAAAGGATTCTTCAATCCTAAATACATTGGGATATCTTGCATCACCATTAATTTGCTTCACCTTTATATCCTTATATGGTTTAATAGTGACACTTTTGTCAGCTGCCACTTCTAGTACGATGGAAGTCTTATTGATCATGGGTTCTGTACTTTCAAATGATTCCGTTCCGGCAATTACGCGAACACTATTTGCCGATAAAGGGAACAGCTTCTTATTACCCGCTGTTACCATTCCGTTTACCAGGCCAGTCATGGAATAAAAAGTATTTTGTGCCTGAGAAGCATAATCGTTCTTGATGAGCACCTGGTAAAGAATCGTGGTTTTCTTCGAGTTGATCTCAACTCCAGGGCCAGCTGTAGCTTTTAATCCGATAAAATAAGTCGAATCCGGTGATAGGCCGTCTGGGCGCAGCTTAACCATGGTCCTTCCGGTACGGTCTCCGGCTTTGATCTGGATTTTTGGATCTAAGATTTCATATTTGTTCCGGGGCAGCAGTTTTGCATATAATTTGGTGTCAAAATCAAAAAGAGACCGGTTATAAAAATCCAGCTGCGTAAGGTCGTCTTCCAATTGGATCACCAGGTCCTTTGTAGATGCATGTGTCCCTCCTGCAGAAGCTGCGATATATCCGGTTACTTCATTGCCTGTCAATGGAACGATTTCCTGAAAGGTATTGTAATAGCTGCTACTGATCAAAGCAACATCATTTTTGTACATTTCCTTTTCGAACAATTCATTGTCTTTGCACGAAGAGAGCACGGTAGCGAGTGCGAGCATCGTTATATACTTTTGTTTCATCTTTTTATATTTATAATTTAACCTAATAGCCCGGATTCTGATCTAAAGAAGGTAACCTTCTCATTTCGGCACGTGGTATGGGTACAAAAACGGCTTTTTTGTCTACTACACGTGTCATAAATGACGATGTTCCCGGTATAACACGTTGGTAATAGGCATCTTTGGTAGCGCCATCCGGATTCATACCGCGCATAGGTTCGCGTTCTGTTTCTTCATAAATGCCCCAGCGACGTACATCATAATAGCGTCTGTTCTCCCACAGCAGCTCTACCATGCGTTCACGTTCAATCTGTTTTTGAACTAGCGCAGCAGTACTGATTTGGGTGGCGCTCAATCCAGGCAGCCCGGCACGATAGCGAACGAGATTAAAGGCACCCTTTATCTCTTCCTGGTTTCTGGATAGGGTATATTCTTTATCCCCAAGCTTTACCGTGTGACTACCTGTCAAATTATTAAGTGCCTCGGCATAGGATAAGAGTATCTCCGCATAGCGGATGATGGAGTAAGCTTTTTTGATGTGACGTGCACCTGTACCTGAAAAAGCATCCATCGGGTGATTGAATTTTTTGATCACGTAGCCCGTGATCGGGTAGTTGGGTGAAGTAGCAGCCACTCCGCCACGACCATCGGGGGCCTGGTAGTAGTATTTGGCAGTATAGTTGTTGATGGTCGTACTGGACTGTGCCTGCCATACGGCCTCGTTAAATCCAATAGATGCATAAAAACGCATTTCGCGGTTAGCATACATATTGTAAACTCCGGAATTGAGTGGATATCCTGAAAAATTTTTGGCCTGTGTAGTATAGCCTGTTTCTGAATAATACCCATTGCTGGTGGCCTCTTCTTTGGTACGGCCGTCGGCCATCAGATAGGCATCAACCACTTTCTGTGTAACGCAGAAACGCCCCCAGCCACCGAGAGAAGGCGGCATAGAGCCCTGACTGATGGTTGTTACCATATAACCTGTATTTCTGCCCCAGATGATCTCTTTATTAATTTCAGCAACAGCCTCGCCATTAAAAATATCCGAATAGGATCTTAACGGATCTATTCCTCCTGCTCCATTTGGATAATCAAGATAGAAATTTGGATCCGAATTGACTCCGGCAGGAAGCGCAGGGGTTTTGTCATCTTTCACTGCGGTATATAACCTGTACTGACCAAGATCCATCACGCGCTTGGCTGCGGCTGCAGCTACTGCCCATCTTGCTTCATTATATTGCTGTGATACGTAATTGACATTATCGGTTTTGCGTTTCCAGTTGCCAAAATAAGAACTGGCTACCGGTCCGCCATTAAACAGCGGACTTGCATGGATCAGCCGCAGGCGGGCAATCAAAGCAAGTGCAGCTCCTTTACTCGGGCGGCCAAAATCCAGTAGCGAAACTTCTGCAGGCATAAGCATTGCTGCTTTTTCAAGCTCATCGCAGGTGTAGTCCATCGTTTCATCATAGGTCGCTCTGGGACGGTCATAATATTCAAGGGATTCATTGGTGTTGATCACTTCATCACCCAGCAGGATCGCAGGACCATAATCTACTAAAATGTTGTAGTAAGCATATGCACGGATAAAACGCGTGTATCCTTCAATCCTGAGCCGATCTAAATTGCTCATGCCCTTAGGGCGATCAAGGTTTTGCAGGACACTGTTACATTTACGGATAATCTTGTAGTATTTTGCCCATTGATTTAAGTTAGGGTTGCTGTCTCCATAGAAATCTGAAGTAATGCGTCCGGTGGCAAAATCCATTCCATAATACACATTGCTCGAGCCACCTCCGGTAAGCCCGTTCAAGGCTTCATCGGTTGCCATAGGGCCAGGTGTATAACCAAAGCGAATGGTATTTGATTCATCTGGAAACATGGCCGCTGCACCCCACATATAAGCTTCCATATTTCGAGGGTTGGCAAAAGCGGAATCGATGTTAAATTCATCGTCAAAATATTCATCGATATTTAGGTACTTCTTACAGGATGTTGTCATCGCAATCAACTGGATGATGACCGCTACGAATGCTAATCTTTTTATGATTGACGTTTTCATATCATTAATTTCTTGTTTGTATTAAAAATTGACGTACACTTGAAAGGAATAGGTTGTTGGTATCGGGTATTTACGCCCGTTCCAGGCGGCTTGTTCCGGGTCATAAAGCTTAACATTATCCCATATGTATAAGTTATTGCCCACAAATTGCAGGTCCATAGACTTAATTCCAAGGCGTTTCAGGATCGATGGATTAATGTTATAATTCAACGTAATTTCCTCCAGGCGTATATAGCGCGCATCTCCCTGCCAGAAGGACGACAACTGGCTGTTGTTGGTGTTATTCCCGTATTGCAGGCGTGGGTAGCGGGCATTTGGGTTTTCGGCCAATGCAGGGTCTATTCCGTTTGCCAGGGCATAATCCCTCGGGATCCAGCGGTTTTTAGGATCGGCAGCCAGGCTGAGTACGTTGCCCAGGTTACCATTAAAGAATGGCATATAACCCATTCCGTTAGTTACCGTTACATTGTTTATTGTGGTTGGCTGTCCTACATAGAAAAAGGATGTTTTTCCTGTTCCTTTAAACAATACACCTAATGTCAGCTTTTTATAGCGGAACTCGCCGCCCATGCCAAACATCATCAAAGGATAGTTGCTGTGGGTTAAAGGAACCATGTCCAGTTTGTCGATGATGCCATCACCGTTTACATCCTTGTATTTGATGTCGCCAGGCAGTACATCTCCAAACGTTTGTTTAGGGCTATATTTGATGTCGTCTTCGTCTTTAAAAAGTCCCAGCGACTGGTAGCCTCTTATAGAATTATAAGGGAAACCATTGTACTCCAGGTAAGGATATTCCAGGTAAGCTTGTTCCCAGTTCTGTACTAGGTTTTTGGAATAGGTGAAGTTACCTCTTAAGGTAAAACCTATGTCTTTGGAAAGATTGCCAGTATAGCTGATGTTTCCATCTATTCCGGAACTTTTCATGCGGCCCACATTGGCGAAAGGATTGGAAATGACGCCCACGTAATCAGGAACCTGTACCCTTTGTTGAAAAATACCGTTACGCTGATCTTTGAAAAAGTCTACCACAAAATCTACTTTACTATCAAAGAGCTTACCTTCAATACCTAAATTGGATTTAATCGCTTTTTCCCAGGCCAGGTTATCTGCACCAATCCTTGTCTCATTAATTGTCTCGATATCGGGCACGCCCCATACCGTGCCATTACCCTGGTTAGCCTTGGTCAGGTAAGGGAAACGGATAGTTGAAATCCGGTCGTTACCCACCGTACCGTAGGAAGCCCTGATCTTAAAATAATTAAGCCATGGTGCGGCTTCTTTTACAAATTTGTAGCCAGTAGGTACCCATCCCAGGGCTATTGACGGGAAAAAACCATATTGCCTGCCGGGCTGGAAGTTCTCAGAACCGGTATAGCCAAAATTGACATCTAAAAGGTAAGTGTCCCGGAAACCATAGGTCAACCTGCTCGATACACCCTGATAACGTAAGGGGATGGCGTCCAGGTTACTGGTCGCGTCTTCGGTATCTTTGGCATCGCTAATGTAGTAATAGACCAGTGCGGAGGTCCTGTGGTCACTGTTGAATACTTTATCATAATTGATAACAGATTCAAAGTGGTATTTACGGTATTGACGGGTAGATCTGGTGTAACTCGCTTTTTGTTCTTGTACGGTTTGCAAAGTAATGAGCGAGCCATCGTAGGCCCGTCCTAAGGCATTATAAAGCGCTGGCTGTACACGCCTACGCTCGCTAAAGTAACTGTATAGATCGTAAGCTCCCTGAACCCGGAATTTAAGTCCCTCCAATACACTGGAAAGGTCTTGGTTTAGGGCTAATGTGGTTTTGCCTTTATACACCTCATCTGAAGCCTTACCTGTGCGGTTGATCATGACATAAGGCGATGACTGCTCTCCACCTCCCAGGCCTGGAAGCAGGCCATTGGAATATCGTGTAGGGATGGTCACCGGGGTAAGTACGGATTGTGCTCCCCATATGTAATCTGTATTTGCTAACCCAGGCTGAGCCAGTTTAGATAGAAACCCATCAGAACCCAGGAAAATTTTAGTGGTCTTGGTCAGGTTAACATCCAGATTGATCCGGTAATTATAGGTATTAAAACCCACATTAGAACTGTATTGGCTATTTTTGTCTACTTTGTAAGCTGCACTTTCACTTTTGCCGCCAAGGCTAAGGAAATAGCGTGCAACCTCAGACCCACCACGGCCACTCATGTAATAGCTCTGGCGCCAGGAAGTCTTATTGAGAATTTCATCCTGCCAATCTACATCTGGATACATATCCGGATCCAGTCCATCGCGGATAATACCTAATTCCGTTTGATTGTACAAAGGACTCTGCCCACGGACCAAACTTGCTTCATTCGCCAGCTGTGCATAATCATACGCACGCAGATATTCTGGTAAGCGGTTGAGACTGGATAAAGTGGTATTGGCGCGTGCGGTGAGCTGCATGCGGTCTACCTGACCGCGCTTAGTGGTAACCAATACTACCCCATTGGCTCCCCTAACGCCATACACTGCGGTAGCTGATGCATCCTTAAGGATCGAAAAACTTTCCACATCCGCCGGATCAATGGTATTCAGGTCGCCCTCCAAACCATCGATGAGCACCAATGCACTACTGTTGGCTCCAAATGTACCGATACCACGTACCCAAAACTCAGAAATGTTCTTTCCTGGTTCACCACTGCCTAATCTGGAGATTACACCGGCTGCCCTTCCGCCAAGAAGGTTTGCAATCGATGGTGCAGGGGATTGAAGGTCCTTAACATCTACCGTTGTGATGGCTCCAACCGAACTTATCTTCCGTTGTACATTTCCCAGTCCAACTACCATTACTTCCTCCAGGGCCTCGTTATTGTCTTTAAGTACTATGGTTAAATTCTTTTTTGTTTCGACAGCAACATGTTCTGCATTTTTAAAGCCGATATAGCTAAATGCGACTTTATCGCCATACGAGACCTGAATGCTGAATTTTCCTTCATTATTGGTAGCGGTACCGGCTGAGGGCCGATCTTTAATGTAAACAGATACCGCTGGGATAGCTGCTCCCTTTTCATCGGTAACAATACCGGCAATGGTGAGTAACTGCTTGGTTTCCTGTGCATGTAATGTCGTCAGGGACAGACACAGCGACAGCAAGCACAAAATTCTAAAAGTCTTTGTCATCTTATATGTGTATTATACTTAATATGTTCTAATGGGATAGTTTAAAGCACATTATTTCTGCCTTTAAGCAAAAGCTCATGAATAGGATAAATGCTTTGTAGTGATTATTCAATAACTAATTTGCGTATCCTGGCGTTACTCCAGTCTGCAATATAAATGTCACCTTGCTCATTGACAGCCACTCCCCAGGGTTGGTTAAATAGAGATTCTACCGGTCCGCCATCTTTATAGCCTGATTTGCCCGGTTGGCCTGCTACCGTTGTTACGATATTATCAGCCGATACCATACGGATACAATGGTTGCCATAGTCTGCAACAAACATGTTTCCGCTGTTGTCAAACTTAATCTCTTTAGGATCGTTGAACAGTGCGTCTGCCAACGGCCCATCGCGGAAGGCACTACCTCCAGGGGCATTGAGGCGTTTAAAGCCGCCTGATCCATTAGGGTCACGAAGATCCAGTACCATAATACCTTGTCTGAAATTGGTCGGTGTGGCATTGGTAGTGAGCGTGATGTACAGGAGCCATGGTTTTACTGGATTAATGGCCTGACCATACTGCGATCCATAAGGTCCCTGGTGAACAATTTTTGCTTCGAATGTCTGAGGATTTATTTTGGCAACCTTTCCATCTCTGTATCTCGTGTAAAGATACCCATCATACGGACAATAAGTCACGAAGTTTTTGTACAGATCCGCAGTAACAATGGAATTATAATCTGCCGTAGAGTATTTGATGTTACGCTGACGCGGGTACCAGGCCTCCCTGGGGTCGAATGTAAAAATAACCTCCTTTGTAGACTCATGAGCGGCTGTTAGCATACCAGTAACACGATCCACAGTTAAGCCGTTGGCATATAAGATCCGACCGGCAGCGACCGACTCGATCAGTGGAGTAACTATATTTTGCTTTTCATTTATCCTGGCTACACCAAATGTAGCCGGATTGCCACCATCCCGCCAGGACATAAATATATTTCCCTCGGCATCCAGTTCCAGGTATTTACCATAAACTTCAGCTTCAGAGAGCGTTCCGGGTTTAAAGTTTTTTTGCCCGTTACCCGTAACTGTGCTTAC comes from the Pedobacter heparinus DSM 2366 genome and includes:
- a CDS encoding RagB/SusD family nutrient uptake outer membrane protein; translated protein: MKTSIIKRLAFVAVIIQLIAMTTSCKKYLNIDEYFDDEFNIDSAFANPRNMEAYMWGAAAMFPDESNTIRFGYTPGPMATDEALNGLTGGGSSNVYYGMDFATGRITSDFYGDSNPNLNQWAKYYKIIRKCNSVLQNLDRPKGMSNLDRLRIEGYTRFIRAYAYYNILVDYGPAILLGDEVINTNESLEYYDRPRATYDETMDYTCDELEKAAMLMPAEVSLLDFGRPSKGAALALIARLRLIHASPLFNGGPVASSYFGNWKRKTDNVNYVSQQYNEARWAVAAAAAKRVMDLGQYRLYTAVKDDKTPALPAGVNSDPNFYLDYPNGAGGIDPLRSYSDIFNGEAVAEINKEIIWGRNTGYMVTTISQGSMPPSLGGWGRFCVTQKVVDAYLMADGRTKEEATSNGYYSETGYTTQAKNFSGYPLNSGVYNMYANREMRFYASIGFNEAVWQAQSSTTINNYTAKYYYQAPDGRGGVAATSPNYPITGYVIKKFNHPMDAFSGTGARHIKKAYSIIRYAEILLSYAEALNNLTGSHTVKLGDKEYTLSRNQEEIKGAFNLVRYRAGLPGLSATQISTAALVQKQIERERMVELLWENRRYYDVRRWGIYEETEREPMRGMNPDGATKDAYYQRVIPGTSSFMTRVVDKKAVFVPIPRAEMRRLPSLDQNPGY
- a CDS encoding IPT/TIG domain-containing protein, which produces MKNYRKSMDRCFAAFLWVCFSSCCFVSCKSEKEGPSKTYDSSKPVVLSSFSPNEGGARDKILLDGENFGNDPSKIKVYFNHAKASVISSSGNRIYAIVPRLPGDNPKISVVVGTDSVVYKDTFTYHIQAQVSTVTGNGQKNFKPGTLSEAEVYGKYLELDAEGNIFMSWRDGGNPATFGVARINEKQNIVTPLIESVAAGRILYANGLTVDRVTGMLTAAHESTKEVIFTFDPREAWYPRQRNIKYSTADYNSIVTADLYKNFVTYCPYDGYLYTRYRDGKVAKINPQTFEAKIVHQGPYGSQYGQAINPVKPWLLYITLTTNATPTNFRQGIMVLDLRDPNGSGGFKRLNAPGGSAFRDGPLADALFNDPKEIKFDNSGNMFVADYGNHCIRMVSADNIVTTVAGQPGKSGYKDGGPVESLFNQPWGVAVNEQGDIYIADWSNARIRKLVIE
- a CDS encoding SusC/RagA family TonB-linked outer membrane protein, with the protein product MTKTFRILCLLSLCLSLTTLHAQETKQLLTIAGIVTDEKGAAIPAVSVYIKDRPSAGTATNNEGKFSIQVSYGDKVAFSYIGFKNAEHVAVETKKNLTIVLKDNNEALEEVMVVGLGNVQRKISSVGAITTVDVKDLQSPAPSIANLLGGRAAGVISRLGSGEPGKNISEFWVRGIGTFGANSSALVLIDGLEGDLNTIDPADVESFSILKDASATAVYGVRGANGVVLVTTKRGQVDRMQLTARANTTLSSLNRLPEYLRAYDYAQLANEASLVRGQSPLYNQTELGIIRDGLDPDMYPDVDWQDEILNKTSWRQSYYMSGRGGSEVARYFLSLGGKSESAAYKVDKNSQYSSNVGFNTYNYRINLDVNLTKTTKIFLGSDGFLSKLAQPGLANTDYIWGAQSVLTPVTIPTRYSNGLLPGLGGGEQSSPYVMINRTGKASDEVYKGKTTLALNQDLSSVLEGLKFRVQGAYDLYSYFSERRRVQPALYNALGRAYDGSLITLQTVQEQKASYTRSTRQYRKYHFESVINYDKVFNSDHRTSALVYYYISDAKDTEDATSNLDAIPLRYQGVSSRLTYGFRDTYLLDVNFGYTGSENFQPGRQYGFFPSIALGWVPTGYKFVKEAAPWLNYFKIRASYGTVGNDRISTIRFPYLTKANQGNGTVWGVPDIETINETRIGADNLAWEKAIKSNLGIEGKLFDSKVDFVVDFFKDQRNGIFQQRVQVPDYVGVISNPFANVGRMKSSGIDGNISYTGNLSKDIGFTLRGNFTYSKNLVQNWEQAYLEYPYLEYNGFPYNSIRGYQSLGLFKDEDDIKYSPKQTFGDVLPGDIKYKDVNGDGIIDKLDMVPLTHSNYPLMMFGMGGEFRYKKLTLGVLFKGTGKTSFFYVGQPTTINNVTVTNGMGYMPFFNGNLGNVLSLAADPKNRWIPRDYALANGIDPALAENPNARYPRLQYGNNTNNSQLSSFWQGDARYIRLEEITLNYNINPSILKRLGIKSMDLQFVGNNLYIWDNVKLYDPEQAAWNGRKYPIPTTYSFQVYVNF
- a CDS encoding HlyD family secretion protein, translating into MISLSALIKYPDIVKTQLKITSANAPKSVISKISGQLVKVTVQENQAVITDQPLAYIESTASHEQVLQLLDELKNLQANLSEGMIPLKLLATPKNVFLGELQNAYQSFYQSFLMYQSSIANGFYLKKKVFLQKDLLSILDQKEQLLVQQKLQEKDYELGKKEFEMHQKLFEQKVEAPMELKREESKFIAKRYPLQQTESALLSNSIIYSAKEKEIMELENLISEEKLKFIQALNNFISNIEDWKKKYVLTAPQPGKVAFLGIVQEKEFLNAGQEVLYINPGSTDFFGEIHIPQYKMGKVYKDQEVLIKLKSYPFEEYGIIRGNIQSIADIPYKDSVFVSRVSISNKGMSGLKRNIRLKNGMIADAEIITEDATLLKRLIHNIIKIINK
- a CDS encoding BT_3044 domain-containing protein, with protein sequence MKQKYITMLALATVLSSCKDNELFEKEMYKNDVALISSSYYNTFQEIVPLTGNEVTGYIAASAGGTHASTKDLVIQLEDDLTQLDFYNRSLFDFDTKLYAKLLPRNKYEILDPKIQIKAGDRTGRTMVKLRPDGLSPDSTYFIGLKATAGPGVEINSKKTTILYQVLIKNDYASQAQNTFYSMTGLVNGMVTAGNKKLFPLSANSVRVIAGTESFESTEPMINKTSIVLEVAADKSVTIKPYKDIKVKQINGDARYPNVFRIEESFGRKFNVFLLSYEYTINNVVKTMQEELRIEIVR
- a CDS encoding glycosyltransferase family 2 protein — encoded protein: MRDYKISFCTVCMNRLHHLKQTLPVNLLDNQAYLNLEFILLDYNSSDGLEHWVKKNMQEHLESGRLVYYKTCTPMHFNRSHSRNLAYKLADGDLICNIDADNYTGDGFAAYINEEFKKNENIFLTTLNSIEARGKDVLGRMCVKKSDFYKIGGYDERMVYYGFEDYDFANRLEFNNVRRTFITGDQDYFRAITHSNTERLSNEYAYGNLTTLLVNYLSPCSTDFLFLFSNKEYRRNIIIDPKAYPFSEPLSEFQKSQIRYPQSTLNALWLEGEWSGDESEINLKSKEGIQERLSFNEERKCFISDLCTEASDFYKILNPMFIQQAIMFYSQFTNRVIMHQNKIERRIIVNGLRFGNDVVYKNFDDQTPITT